A window of Microbacterium lushaniae genomic DNA:
AGCTGGAGGACCGGCACGGCCGCCGCCGGCTGTTCCCCCTCGGGCCGGGATTCCTCGTGGATGGTGCCGCCGTCGTGCTGACCGCGCCCAAGCCCGCAGCGCCGACGGGGACCAAGCGCACCGCGTCCGGGTCGTTCGCGGTGGAGGATGCCAGGGCGCGGGTCGCCCGCCCCAGCCGCATCCTCGTGGAGGGGCGCCACGACGCGGAACTGGTGGAGAAGGTGTGGGGACACGACCTGCGCGTGGAAGGCGTCGTCGTGGAGTACCTGCAGGGCGTGGATCTGCTCGCCGACGCGCTGGAGGCCGAGCCCCCCAGCGCCGACCGGCGGTACGGCGTGCTGGTGGATCACCTGGTGCCGGGGTCGAAGGAGACGCGGATCGCGGAGGCGATCGCGCGGGGCACGCACGGAAAGCACGTGCGGATCGTGGGACACCCGTTCGTGGACGTGTGGCAGTGCGTGCGCCCGGAGTCGCTCGGCATCGCACGGTGGCCCGAGGTGCCGCGGTCGATCGAGTGGAAGGTCGGCGTGTGCCGCGCGCTCGGGTGGCCGGCAGAGGATCAGGCCGATCTGGCCCGCGCGTGGCAGCGGATCCTGGGGCGCGTCACGACCTTCCGCGATCTGGAGCCGGCACTCCTCGGTCGCGTCGAGGAGCTCATCGACTTCGTCACCGCCTGACCCGCCCCTCGCCCCCGCGGGAGCGCAGTTCCAGGCGAAACACCACATCCCGTCCGAAACACCCGGCGACGCCTGATGCGTCGGACGGGATGTGGTGTTTCGACGCGGGGAACGGCGTATCCCCGTCGGGAGGCGGGTGGGGCACTGGGTAGCCTGGAGGGTATGCCCGAAACCCCCGCCGCACGTGGCGATTTCCGCGACCGGCCCGTGTCGTTCGTGCGCCGGAGCGGACGCATGTCCGACGGGCAGGAGCGGGCGTGGGAGCGCCTCTCGCCCTTCTACCTCCTCGAGGCGCCGCGGGATGCCGCGGCCACGAGCGTGCGCGCGGGCT
This region includes:
- a CDS encoding DUF3097 domain-containing protein, which codes for MDDRYGTDVLAKGWRDAGRRVVPQVPAERDLVVEVAGDGYCGAVTKVASGTVELEDRHGRRRLFPLGPGFLVDGAAVVLTAPKPAAPTGTKRTASGSFAVEDARARVARPSRILVEGRHDAELVEKVWGHDLRVEGVVVEYLQGVDLLADALEAEPPSADRRYGVLVDHLVPGSKETRIAEAIARGTHGKHVRIVGHPFVDVWQCVRPESLGIARWPEVPRSIEWKVGVCRALGWPAEDQADLARAWQRILGRVTTFRDLEPALLGRVEELIDFVTA